Below is a genomic region from Seriola aureovittata isolate HTS-2021-v1 ecotype China chromosome 23, ASM2101889v1, whole genome shotgun sequence.
CAATGAATCAGTCATTCAAACAATCAGAATCAGAGTCAAGCAGTCATATCTAATGATGAATCTATTGCCTAAGACTTGTAAAGAATACTAGCGTatggcaagaaagaaaataaacattccATATTCAAACAATCCTAATGTACAAACAATGGACTAGAGGCTAAAAGTGGCCAATGTCTTAGTCTCCGAATCATTTCTCTATGATCATCCCAGAGTGAAAGGTTCTTAACACATCTCTTTTTATGATACAGTTAAAGGAAATTTGGTTGGGTGAGAATGCCCTTTAATTTTTAACCCATTctttgcttcatatttacagatttACTATTGATGGACCAGTTTAAAGTTCCTTAAGTGCTTTGCTCAAGTGCACACTGACAACCACTAAGCATTGGTAGCTAAAGTTAGCCTCCAAATATTAGTGCAGAAGTTGGCGTGCAAATGTAAACTACTGTGGGTGTAACCTGTGGTAGTTGCGTGGAGTAGCAAATTATGTCAAACCAAGACACAGACCTCTTTTAGCTCACTGGCCATTATTTTACCTGTTAGACACAATACGAGAAGGCGGAGCAATAGAAATCTTTCGACCTTCCATTCCATTTCGAATCACCAACTTTTATCTATTCATTCATGCCTTTAATGCCTCTTCGATTTCTTGATCCATCATTCACTCCAATGTAGATTTTGGAAGCAGTGGTTTCCAACAATGTTTTCGTCCTCCCCGCTTGCAGCCTTTATTtatccttcctttcttttttaagcCTGTTTTCATTCAGTCCTCCGTTGTTATGCTCATGCCAACCTGGGAGAATTTGACATCATTAATCCGTCTTGGCATCGCTGTTTTTTACTCTAATCTTGCATCCTTCATGCATCCCATTTTGCAATGTATGTCAAACTTGCATGAAGGCAGAAAATTTGAATCTTTACATTGCCCCTTATCTGGCACTTAACGTTCTTCAGACTTTTGAATGGATAAAGCTCAAAGACCAGTGTTACAGCCACCATCTCCTGCTATCCAGGTTCATTTTTTGATTATCTTATTTTATCAGAATCATCAAAGATGCCAATACAAGCTTTTACTTTCATAGTCTTGTGATGTAATAATGGCTCAGCtaatcctttttctttgtttcttcctcaCTTTTAGACCTCCTTCCATCATTACAGTCGGCAATGGAGGTTCATGCAATAATTTGACATCGTGCATTGTATCTCCCGTCTTCAACAACTGCTCCCCCCGGATCATCTCTCCTGCCTCCGCTTCACTTCTCCATCCAAGCCTCCATCATTGTAGGTAGCGGTAGACTTTGAAGCAGTGGTTGCCAGAGTCTGCCACCACCACATGTCCGTCTGAGGTCAGAGCCAGACCTTGGGGACCATAGAGAGGGTCGGCCGAAGTGTTGATGTAGGAGAGGAAGGAACCACTGCCATCAAACACCTGGAAATGTTGGAACAgggacagaaaatgttttgataatTGCACTAATTTTCCCAGAAGCGGGGTCTTACCATTACATGTTTGCAAGCACTGCACAGCGCTGTTGTACCTGAATTCTGCTATTTCCCCAGTCAGCTACGATGATGTTCCCATTAACGTCCACAGCTACACCAGTGGGAGCATTGAACTGGCCGTTTCCCTCACCGTTTGAGCCAAATTTCAACACCAACTCTCCCTCAGGGGTGAAAACCTGACCCGGACAGAGAAAGAATATCAGAATCCATATTTACATCTCCTGTTCAAGTTTTCTTGAGCAAAACGTTAAATTTGTAATTGTTCACGTGGGTAATGCTAGACCAaaggttttctttcatttatgtgaTGTTTAGTCAGTACCTTGACAGAGTGGTTATGGAAGTCGGTCACAATGATCTCATTGTTGTTATTCACCGCTGCAAAGTGTGGACCTTCAGGACAGAAACACGGAAACAACAAGAACAGGTTGGGCTTTCAGCGATTACACTTGTACTGACGCTTCAGTTGCTGTCACCACTTGCACTTCAGTGGAACTAAAGTTTTAACTGCTTTCAGAACTTACACTTCATGTGCCCTGACTGTTTACACTTCAATTGCTTTCAGGTTGCACTTTACCAGCTTTTAGttattgtttttcatataaCACTTGGAGTGTTTTGATGTGTtactaaaattaaaaacacttcaaCCACTTAAATTTGCACTTGAACTGACAGTTCAACAGCTTTAAGTTATTACCCTTCATATTACCCTTTGCACTACCTGCAAACTGCTTGTCACCGTTGCCTCGACTACCAAACTTGGTGATGAGTTTGCCGGTCAGCTGGAAGATGAAGACGGTACACGCCTTGTTGTCAACCACGATCACATGACCGTTCTGGTCCACGGACACCCCCTTTGGCCCCATAAGTCTGCCAGAGCCAAGCTTCGCCTGATGGACCACAAATAAAACCAATGAGAACAAAGAGCCATTCAAGAAAACATAACAATGTAAGTTTGAATTGATTGAATtcagaaatacattaaaatgtccTTGAGAGATAAATACAATTTATATTTATGAACTGTTGCTCaaattaaaaagttataaaGAATCAATCAACACTTCATCCTCCAACAGCTAAAGTGCACAACGAAACACCTACCTTGTACTTGCCATCGCTTGAGAAGATGCTGACCCACTTGTTGTCATAGTCAGCAATGATGATGTCACCGCTGGGGTGAACAGCCACGCCCGTGGGTCGCTGCAGTTGCCCTGGTGACCGTCCCCGCACCCCAAAACGACTCTTGAATTCCCCCTCATTGGAGAAAATCTGGAGTGGGGACAACTTGTGAGGACCCTCATAGACATAACATATTCCTTAACCTCTAACCTGAACCGTCAAACAGCCTCCAGGGCTGGGCATAATGTGTTTTACCTGGACGCACTGATTGTTGCTGTCGGCGATCAGTATCCTGCCGGTGGAGGAGGCAGCCACTCCTTGAAGGTTGGTGAACTCTCCTTTATTCCTCCCCTTTGTTCCTGAAGAGAGCAAGAAAAATCAGATGAAACTGATTTCAAGCATCTGCTCTGCCTGTAATCTTTCTGTTAAACCTGTTTATTCTGGCAACACAGAcagatttgtttaatttgtagcATCAACCTTTTGACCGAGTCACAGTTCGACTGCTAAAGTTCGGACTAGACCCACCGCTCAGACCATTTTTGGGTTTGACCATATAAAATCTGGACTTTTTGCTCCCTTTTAGTCATGCATTGTGATTCATATGTTGTTATTCTCAAGATATCGTGGACTACTTGATTTTCATGAGAGACACTGGGACGTTCTGTGACTAAGTTATGAGTATGATTGAAAATATATTCATGCATTTCGTCAATccaaatgttttcttatttattattggGGTAATGGCAATTCAGGtcccatcatgctttgggtGATGCAAATACTTGAACTGGATTAGCTATTTCAGTGTGCACTGTAACAATGGAAACAGAGAGCAACAACTGGAGCTGGAGGCTACACCTTGTCCCCCAAATTTAGGTTCTTCAACAAGTACTCAGATCTGCCTTTTTCTGTCCGGACAAATGTCTCACCGATCCTGAAGATGAGGTCATCCTCAATGGGGTTCTGGGTTTTACGTCGTGGGGTGCCCAGGGCGCTGCTGGCCCTTTTGGAGCCCTTCTTCTTCTGCCCAGGGGACTTCCCTCGTCTCTTGGCCCCCTCAGAGGAGCCTGTGGATGGTGTGGCGTTGGCTGCGGAGTTGGTCGCCGTGGTGGTGGACGGAGAGACCTGGAGAGACAGCGACTGTAAGGGTACAGTGTTTGGATAAAATTAGACACTCTCCCTTTTGTCTGACAAAT
It encodes:
- the LOC130164774 gene encoding tripartite motif-containing protein 2-like isoform X1; translation: MEAHQHSPDSSSEECTVLEAPPGKNTCPQHAGKVADLYCLACELALCEDCLSDHGEHPKVPLSQALEQNRSSLQERLGIVQNRLPQLSDALSFVKEILQQLTNQRTSIEEDIQSSFEDLHKQLDVRKSVLLMELEVTYGLKQKVLQAQVDSLVRGEGDINATCTQTEEALAGEACVASLQVERELGERLAELASLGLPCQPEENDQLDLVMETDGLRKSIHNLGTIVTTSAVASQSEAMGIGLEQCIVGHPASVTIVTRDKSGGACKSGNAILSAEVFTPDGSIVDGEIVDHKNGTYEFVYTVPKEGNFSLALRLYDQHIKGSPFKLTVTRAYETEVESLSLQVSPSTTTATNSAANATPSTGSSEGAKRRGKSPGQKKKGSKRASSALGTPRRKTQNPIEDDLIFRIGTKGRNKGEFTNLQGVAASSTGRILIADSNNQCVQIFSNEGEFKSRFGVRGRSPGQLQRPTGVAVHPSGDIIIADYDNKWVSIFSSDGKYKAKLGSGRLMGPKGVSVDQNGHVIVVDNKACTVFIFQLTGKLITKFGSRGNGDKQFAGPHFAAVNNNNEIIVTDFHNHSVKVFTPEGELVLKFGSNGEGNGQFNAPTGVAVDVNGNIIVADWGNSRIQVFDGSGSFLSYINTSADPLYGPQGLALTSDGHVVVADSGNHCFKVYRYLQ